GGAAAGACCTAATGTTTGCTGAGCACTGTGCTCGTGACTTGCCTTTGTGCTGTTCTGTGGGATCCTCAAAAGTAGCTTGTATGGAAAACTCTTCAacagtaaaaaaggaaagagctaTTGATACATGCAGCCACATGAATGGATCTCCAGGgcatgatgctgagtgaaaaaaaaaaaaaaaaacgccatTTCCAAGGGTTATattctgtatgattctacttatataagcattctagaaatgacaaaattatagaggtagagaatagattagtggttgctagggatTGGGGAAGTGTGGGTGGGGGCCTGACTATAAAGGAGAAGCGTGGAATCCTTTTGTAGATATAAAacagttctggggtgcctgggtggctcagttggttaagtgtctgactcttgatctcatggtctgtgagatggagccttgcgtctgtgatctcatggtctgcgtcttgatctcatggtctgtgagatggagtcagctctgtgctgaattgaggaaccttcttgggattctctctccctcttctctctctgcccctcccctgtttgcatgcacttgctgtctctcactcactctcaaaataaaataaataaactttaaaaaaccagtCTGTATCTTGATTGATTGTGGTCACACAGATCTATGCAGGTGAGAAATTGTACCAACTaggcgcacacacatacacacacacacacacacacacacacaaatgagtgcatgtaaaactgatgaaatctgaataaagcatGTAGATTGTACCAATGtccatttcctggttttgatatcatACGATAATTtgtaagatgttaccattggggaaGGCTGGGTGAAGGGTAAAGGAGACCTTTCTGTTCTAATTTTACAGTTTCCTGTGGGTCTATAAGTACTTCCAAATAAAAGTTCAGAAAGCCTATGAGATATTATTATCCCATTCTACAGAAGAGAAACCTGAAGCTCCTGGAGGTCATATAGATAGCTCTTAGTAGGAGAGTAAAAATTTGATTCACTTCTCTTGAAACCGCTTAAAAGCATAGagttgaacaaaaatcaatatGGCTGCACTAATGCTTCACGAAGCTGCAACTGAGtaatcttttcctctcttctgcaaaactcccctcctcccttcttagcCTTTTCCTTCAGGAACCCGGTACCACCTGGAAAATGTAACGAAAGAGGCTGGCAGGAGGTACACAATTCCTGTTGAAAGTGGCAAGATCCCGTTATTTCCCTATAAAACCCAccagccccttcctcccacccagctTGCAATTTTTAAAGGCCTCAGCGGGTGGCAGCCTCTTTTGCCCAGCAAAGCAAGAGAGCTAATGCTCCTCTTTATTCCACATCCTCTCTTGGAGTTCCATTTTGGCTGCAAAATATGAGAGCTGGTTTTCAACAACACTCTGACCTCGGAACTGTGAGCTTCTCTGTCTACCGAGGGCTTTGGGTGTGGAAAGGGAGCCGCCATAAGCCAGCCCATTATAGTCCCAAGTTGTTCTCTACTCGCTGACTTCGAAGTTCTCTCTTCAGAGTTTCAGTGCCTGATCCTGCCAAGGGAACacatgcagtatttgtttttttccacctGGGTGGTGAAAGTCTATGCCTTAGCTCACTGGTGGGCAGACATTTTTGGAGGGCCTCTGCTGTGCACTTTTATTACATCTCTTGGCCCAGGTTCATCAAAGCTTTGGTTGAAGGAGAAGGAATGACCCTGAGCACCCGCAGTTTGCTCTCAGAGGAACAGAACACTTCTTCACCCACAGACTTGACTTTCCCCATTTCGTTTCTTCTAGCTGTGCTTGGCATTTGCTACGCGGAGGTTGGCGTGGGGAGGCGTACCGTGGAGACACTGAGACCAGATGCCTGAATTTAACAGGTCTATGGCTCATTTGAGGAGAACGAGGACAAGTcgcaacaaacaaaacaaggcgagagcgagcgagagcggTTGGGGAAGCAGCCACCAACTCTCACTCCAGATGAAAGCTGCTTCAGAGGGAGGTATCTGATGCACAACTCTTCGCAAGCAGGTGGTGTGAGTACTCACTGACTTGTTGAGTTTCAAGCAGAGGACACGCGCCCTTCTGAGAAGGTCAGATAATCTTTCAGAAAGGAGCTAGGCTTCAagaagagagaaccccaggccAGAAGAAAGACACTGGCAAAGGCACAATTAAATTTAAAGTACAAGCCTTTATGTAGGAGCAAAGATGTGGGCACAGCATTCTGTTTTGACCTAccctgtccaatatggtagccactggccacgtGTGACCACTGAGCACTTTAAATGAGGCTAGTCTGACATGACAtatgctgtaagtgtaaaatacatgGCTGGTATTTCTaagacttagtacaaaaaaaTGTATGTCTATGTTTTATATTGGTtatatattgaaattatatttttggtatattgggttaaaataattattaacattaatttcaCCAGtctccttttagttttttttttttttttggtgttttttttttgagacacagacagagcgtgagcaggggagggacagagagagagggagacacagaatccaaaacaggccccagactctgagctgtcagcacagagcccaatgtggggctcgaacccacgacccgtgagactgtgacctaagggaagtcggacgcttcactgactgagccacccaggcacccctccttttacttttttatgtggctactagaaaattctaaattatgTGGCTCTCATATTCTATTGGACAGCCTATCTAGCCCATGCTGATTCTAATGCTGACTctcttttctgctcccttttgTAGCAGCCGTAGTTTTGGGTAATTTCTCTTAAATGATCTTCCTTATCTCAAGAGgtgatattattatttatagagTACTTTAAAAGATGGTAAAGAGCCTCCAGGGCCTCTCTGCTTAACAGTGCTTCCTTGGTAGCAGTTTTCATAttcaaaatgagcaaaagagaTGAATGTTAAAATCTTTACCTCTGAAATCACCATCAGAACAGTCCGTTTTACATTCCCGAAGTTTCCATGGAAGCTCTGGTTCTGAGGGACTCTGCTTCCTGAGGGTAATGTGAATCACAGTTCTGGGgatttagaaatgatttttgaCAACATTTTAGtttctctgattttcctttcCCTCGCATCTGAAAAGCCACGTTGAAACAATCAAACAGGACTCTTGCGAGAGTCCTTTCATTCACTGGATTTGACTTGCATCTCCTTTCCCTGAGGGGTCTGCAGTCGCTAGACCACAAAGGAGCATTTACGtgttccttctcattttctcatctcaTTTGCAAGAAGGGGAACCTAGGACACTGATGTTATTTgaagggggaaggggtgggattTGAATCAACAAATTGTCCGTTCTGCTGTTCACTGTAATTCAGTTTTAGCAGGAAGGGCACAGAGCTGCTGACTCAAGTCGGCAACCTGTCTCCCATCCCCCTGCCCTCATCCCCGGGTGGTGGGAGTGGTGGTGATGAGGTTtcggggtgatggtggggtttaGAGCTGATGgtcaagaaggaattcttgaagatgtctttggtgcaaagaggtgattttattaaagcctggggacaggacccatgggcagaaagagctgcactggggttgtgaagaatggCTGGTTATATACTGTGGACttggggaggtaaaggcaaaaaggaagtttccaaagagattttcatatgctaaagaagattcaTGGGAAACTGGAGGCAGAGCTATTGTGGagctaaggtggtttttccctcCAACAAAGCTTTCACGTTAAGACagcagggagttcctggagaaacgttACACTCTGTGTTTACCTCAAGTATGTGTCAATGGGCTGCAGTTtggaaggaaatttaattttacctgcgaAGTATGTTAGAACCCCtggaaaatgaaatgacataaaTGGGCATGGGTGCAGATGGTGAAATCACCAACCAGGAAAGCTCCTTAAAAGTGCcttagaggggctcctgggtggctcagttaagcatccgactcctggtttcagctcaagtcatgttctgcactgacagtgcagagcctgcttaggattctttttctctgtctctcccctgcttgttctctctctgtctctctctctctcaaaagtaaatgtcaaaaaaaaaaaaaagtgtttcagaaaGGCCCCAGTTAAGCCCTCAGTCACTGAAgtgggagaaggaaacagaagatgcCTTGTCCTTGGACACCTTGAATTGGGCAAACTGGAGGGAGCAGTGCCGAGACCAATGATCGGCCAGGGGAGCGTCCCTTCTCATTTGATGCTTTCGTCTGTCTGCACTGGGCATTCCCAGGAGACATCATGGGGGATATGAAGGTATGAAAAATTCCTAGGCTGCGGGCCAGGTGCCAGGAATCAGGGACAGGAAGGCACTGTTCCAACAGTGGGAGACAGGCAGTCCTGCCTTGCACTGAGCCAAAATGTGTGATCTGAGCTCAGCAGGGGGAGCGGTGCGGTTTAAGAGGAGTGGGGGGTAACAGAGGGATGCCTGCAGTGGATGCTGGAGCATTTTTCTTACTGTGGCAAAACGCACGTAACTTAACATTTAACACCTTAACCACtcttaagtgtacatttcagtagTGATAAGTACATTCCCATTGTTGTATAACCACTCTCCAATCTGTGGAACTCtttccattttgcaaaactgaactCTGTAGCCTTTAAACAACACTCTcttgtcccctctccccagcccctggaaaacCCCATTCTACTCTATTTCTGTGAATCTCACTGCTCTAGGTAATGCACAGAAGTAGAATCCTGTGaggttgtctttttgtgattgacTCGTTTCACTGAGTatgatgtcttcaaggttcatccatgttgcaccATGTATCAGaaattgcttccttttttaaggAGGGTCTGTATATAAATGATTCCATTATCggttcatccaccgatggacactttggttgcttccacattttggctattgtgaataatggtgctgTAACATAGATGTACAAATCGTTCTTCAAGAGCCcaatttcaggggcaccttggtggctcagtcaagcgtctcTTGACTTGGGTTCAGAtcatcatctcagggtcatgagatcaagctctgagttgggctgtgtgctgaatCTGGCGCctgtgtaagattctctctccccactccctctactgtttgtgctctcactctctctcaaaaaagaccCGAATTTCAGTTCTCTGAGTTACATACCCTGCTTTGGACTtgctgactgaaaaaaaaaaagtcaacctcaAAGTAGGTTAGTAAAGGCTTTGTTCCCTGTCTTACCGAGGACTGTGTAGCCCAGCAGGCAGTTTTCCAGATTGCTCTGAAGAACTCCAAAGCTTGTTAGCTCACAGGGGATCATGTGCAGAAAGGGGAAGGAATATACCTGCCTACAGGCAGCTCTCTAAAGGTATAATTGCATGTCACAAGATCTAGTGTGGTTACAAAAATCAAGGTTTCCTAATTTCCACACAGACATGACAAAGACCCTTTTGTCACCTTAACATGTTAGTGCACAGACTGGACagttcttctccctctgcccccgcccccacccattcatatgttgaaaccctagcCCCCCAGTGctactgtatttggagataaggtcttgaGGAGATAATTATGAGCTCATAAGGGTGGGGTCCTAACACCATAGGACTAGTAGCcttagaagaggaaaagagacatatgtccccaccctcaccccagccccaccccaatCACCACATACACCAAGGAAAGGCACGTGTGGACGTGGCAAGAAGGCAGCTGTGTGCGAGCCAGGAAgagttctcaccagacactgaattgGCTGGAACCTCCACCTTGGATGTCTAGCCTCCAGAAAGAGGGTCCCTTCTCATAAGAAAGTAATTCTGTTGTGGAAGCCACCAGCCTCTGGGgttctgttatggcagcctgagctactACAGGTccagaagtggggttgctggctggatcagatggtaattctgtgcttaattttttgaggacctgacatactgttttccatagtgactgcaccatttgACGTTCCCACTGTTCAAGAGCTGACTtgaacagaagggaagagggggtggggacagggaagagCGCCTGAGGAAGTAGAGGGTCCTTTAAGGAGCAGGACATGAGGCTGCATCCGAGACGGGAGGGACGGTGGTAGAGATGAGCCTGAAGAAGCAGAAGTGTGTTCTTTATCCCCAAATCCGTGAAGACTCTCAAGGGATTTAAAatggtgggggtgaggtggggagggctggCATGACTGGATTTGTATTCTCAACAGTCTTGAGAGGAATGTAAAAGATGCTTAGACAGGGAAAGACTATAAGAGAAATTCAGGAAAGAGGGGGTCAGAGGCTCGAAGATAGCTCTGGGAATGGAGGGAGGCCTCAGACAGATGTCGAGGTTGTACAGCAAGCTCAGAGACAGAGGGGCTGGGATTTAGGAGAACCTCCCAAGATGGCCCTATGATTCTCCCCCGTGGTTACGCCTGTACAATCTCCTCCCCCTTAGTGGGCAGGACCTGGGACTCGATTCTAGGCAACAGAGCGCGTGTGATTTCTGTTGTGGAAATTGCAGGATCCGTGGGCCCTTAATCGAGGACTTTCTTCTTTGGTTGCTGCCAGCCAGCTTGTGGAGAGTACCTAGTGAATCTCATGTGTCCAGCAGAGAGGAATATGGGCCTCCCCACGCATTTCAGGGCCCGTCTTCCTTGAAGAGAAGGCAAGAAGCAGGAAGACACATTTTTCACTGCTGAGAGAAGTTTTATTTAGGTGGGCATAACAGTGCAGAACCAAAACAGTGCTTCACCCTTCCCGACACAGCAGCCTTGATTTAGGGAGGGATCCACCTTTCATCCCTCCCTAAAGGGAGGCCGGCTGGATCAGAACGCAGAACTTGGACAGGCGGCTTACGtggaaatacaaaaatgtaaCAGTGATAGCCACCAAACTGGAGAGTTTCAAGGTTCTTGTGCTTTTTTTAAGGACCGTTTTCTAACCATGATACGCTGTCATCCTTTGATCCTTGTGGAACAGAAAGTGATCGTTCTTACCAAATGATACAGCAAAAAGAGCATGCGTGTCTCTCTttaaaagttctggagatgttTGGTCGTTGGAAAGAATGTGAATTACACCTAGAGCACCGCTTTACAGAACCCCATTAGGCTGTAATTACGGTGCTTTTAAAAAACTCCGACTTGTAAACAGGAATTGATGGCTTCATCCTTTGTAGGGAACACTGGTGACACTGTCGAATTCTACAAGGACTTTCCTCCTCTGGTGGGCAGGGGGGAGCACTCAAGGCATTAGAAACTCTTGTCACTTTCAAGAACTTGAAGAACAATCACGGATCAAACACATGCTTTCAGTGACACAGTATTTTTACGGCTAAAGAGAGAACGCTGAAACAATACATTTCATTTCCAGCAGGTCGAACAAAGCAATCACGAATTAACATCTATTATGTTCCACAAATGACACAATATCATCTTTGCCAATCTGTTTTAAAGGTTTCACATCACTTATGAAAAACAGGACCAAAAGGCCAACGATCGCCCAGAAGGAGCCACTTCATCTCCACGCCCTCAGAAGAACCCCCAATTACTGGCAATTGCGCATTTCAATCAACGTTCCTTTTCAAGAGGTCGTTCTGGGAAATAACGGAGATCAGGGGCTTTAAAAcatcaatttcaaaaaaaaattttttcatcacTGCAAGGCAACACTGAACTTGTACTGAACTTAGAAAGTGGTCACAACGTCACAGTAAAAAGCCAAGGACTGTCATTACTTACATGTAGAGACCTAGTCATTTACAGAAATATTCCTCTCTCCACCGTGAGGCTGAATCTCCCCTCTCATCTCCTGCCGAGGACGGTTTGCCTTTTAAATCAACACAGTTAGTTGCCAACAAACTAGGACTTCTCCTAACAGTGTGTTCATGtgttcaccaaatatttacaCAATGTCCGTTACACTCCAGCCAGTCGCTGTGTTAGGAGCCTGCGGTACAGCACTAGATAACAACTCCCATCACTGTAGATACTCTGTCAACTGGGACTGAcaataagcaaaataaaccaaCGCGAACACAGTTTAAAACGGATGCGGCAATCCACCCCCAGGAGCAGAACTCCCTGTCACAGGACGGAGGCCGGCAgcgcccccagcccacctccgcTCAGTGTTGGATAGGAGAGGATGCTCAGTGAACAGGGAGCTTCTACGAGCGAAACACAGACGTGCAGCAAGCCCTGCCGCACAGCTGGAAGTTCTCGCATTTTCACAGCACAGCTACAAAGGaggacaaagcatttgacaagggctgtgctccctctcaCCCGAACTCTAGAGAAGCCGGACAGGGGTCGCTCCGGGCCACTGCCAGCCACACGCACTCTCTTAGCTGACTTTTTCAGCCTGACTCTACAAAATGAAATCCATTCCTCAAAAGGTAGAGCACGCTCAAGAGTGCGCAGACACGATTTCACGAAGTAAACACGCAGCAGCTTTCCACGTGGGCAAAGGGGCCTCCGTTCTGTGCCGTGCGCCTTGGTCTCCAGCCACAAGAGCACAGCTTCATGGACGACGATGGCCCCTGAAGGTGTATTTAGTGTTGTGTGCATCCCAGAGGAAAGGGTTCGTAGCTTTAAAAGTATTGGCAAGGGGTCTGTAACTTCCTGGAGGCTTAAGAATGTCTACATTCCCGTCTTAAGATGGGAAGTCTCTGCCTTCCGTGTGGTAAAAGCGAACACGTGGCTGGATACTGCTTTCAGAATGATCCGTTCGAGGCCCAGCTGGTGCTTTACTAGGAAGACGTGAGCCGGAAACAAAGTCAGTGACCCTGGGGTACTCATTTAGGATCGGTCTGTCCCCTTTTAAATGACTCTTACCCTCAGAAAATGGGACCCTCAAAAGTAGTCCTGTAAGCCAGCAACTCACAGGAGATGAATGAGTTAACTTTCTTGATAACACTTTCCCAAGCCAGAATGTATGACTAGGCATCCACATCAGCCCCTTAGCTCCACGACTGTCGTTCACGGGCAACTCCATGTCCGCCACAGGCTTGCCCTCCCCCGCAAGGTCAGGTGCAAAAGGCCAGTGGAGCTCCTACTACTCAAAATCGCTATCGTATCGTTTTGTCCAAGCTTCAGACTGGAGTACTTGTGGCTAAAGAAGCTCTGGGAAAAACTGCGACCAGATTCTTAAAACCACCGGCTACAGAGGCTACGGCAGAGAGGAAAACAATATGGCATCCACCCAGAACACAGAGCGTTTGCTGGAAGTTTTCTGGAAGGGCCTTTATTGTGGCTGCTCTTTTTTTGTACCTGCCTCTGCCTTTGCGGCCTTTGACTAGACTGTGAACTCCTCAAAGCTGTGCCTTATTCATCACAGCCACACAATCAGTGACTAGCAGGACTAGCCTGGGACATCGCAGACCCCACTGGAGCTCAGCAGGTAGGAACAGCAAAAAGGAACAGAGGTCAAGGACTCCAACCACAATCCTGATGAAAGGATTACGTGTGCCAGGGCTTACGGAGCTGCTGTTTTCCTAAGATAATGGATCCACTTTTACTTCTTCAAAATACAAATAAGGGGCAGCCTGTAGAGAAGATGAAGCttttgtgggggcgggggaagtATATGATAGAAAAATACCTCTCAGAAATCTTTTCCGAGTATAAAAAGAAACCAGTGAGGAGAACTGTGaacagtgaacacacacacacagtgatatAAAAATGAGGGGAAATGGGATATTTAGGTTACTACCATTTCTAAATCACACTGTAATTCAATGGTAATAAATATCACataataagaataatttaaagCACTGATTGCATCCTTAATACTTATTATTAGCTTTCCATCTCAGAAACCATCACAGAGGCACAGCTAAAATCCACTTCTGTGAATACTCTGGAGAGAGACTAGAATATTCTCAGAATATTCTCAGCTtatataacttttgtttttcaaaaaacagTAATTATATTAAACAACTATCGCTAAGAGTCAAACGTAAACTTTAGGTTCCTGAGGATTACTTACTTTAGAAATGTGTTAACTTCCTAAGAACAAACACAGGGAGATCCACAGATacagttttaaagaattttgtataaaatgtaaacatagtTAGGACCCACTTACATGGTTagaaagggaaaattttttttttttttttttttttacatattctgaatCGGacttaaatgtttatgaaataatgCTTGGGTGTTATATACCCGTTTTTAACATGTAGTCTATAATTCTCCATCAAAACCAGAACGTCCTTCCCAAATGGCCTCAAATTTGATATCGTACActtctaaattaaaatgaatttttaaaagatatgctCCAGTGTAAATAAACCGCTAAGTTGTTCTGGCTCCAAGCACGCCATATGGCAGATGTCATTTATATGTTCTGATCATAATAAGCAAAATGTCCCTCGTTTTAAGCATTCTGTGTTCCGCTCATTTAAGTAACATCCTGTTTCGATTCTTTTGACAGCAGAGGATTACCTGCAGAAAACCCCTTGGAAAACTGAGTTGCTGTACACGTGCAGATTTCCCCACGGGGCCCTTGAAGCGGCATTCTTTTCCTGTGCAGAAGTCACAATGAAGTATCCTTTGCACGCATCTCGTTCACCAAGTCTCCCGTCAGAGCAGTGCATGGGCCCGCAGCCCTTCCCAGCAGAGTGCGACAAACCACGGTCAGCGATTTCAGTTAGCCAGGGTGACAAGCAGCAGTGTGAAGAGACACCAGCACCGTCCCCAGGTTAGGACACCACCAGGAGCAGGACGGCCTGTGGGTCGGTGGATGTTTCTCTTGTCCAACAGTTATTAACACAGAGGAGACTCAGATTAAAATTGTATCCtgacatgtttattattttttcctaaaacaaattaaaaataaggccTCCCAAAGTCCTTGCTGGTAGCTCTGAGTCTCACTGCACTATCTCCACAGAAAGGTGTCCCTCTGAGGCACTCAAAGGGCTATGACTCTTTGATGAGCCTTTCCACTTTCCATTCGATGAGGACTTACACATCAACACTTGCTGTGGTTCACTTATCTCCATGGTGCTTCTCGTTGGAAGTCCATGAACGTTACTTCCACACAACTCTGTTGACCGTAATTTTCATCAGGGACTCGATAAGACACGCTCAGTGTCTCTACCAAGAAGCACTGGCTGCAAACCAGCTGGAAACCCGACCGAGCGCTTCAGCCGTTACAAATCCCACCTCACAGAAGTCACAGATCTCAAGTTCAAAGGAAAAAACCTTCAGCAAGAAGAATCCAGAAGCCTCTGCCGAGCATCCTTCCCTCCATTGCTTACTTTAGTTTCACTGGGTGCATTCAAATCtgtcaaaatggaaaacaaatattgaTGGCAGAAGTCACACAGCAGGAAGCCACAGCAGGAATTACTTTCCCTTCTAGAAATCTCAGCATTCTTTGCCTTACCGGCTTTTGCTTCTGAGCCAAATTTCAGAGCACAGTGAAGCTAGGTCAGCGCCACAACTAAATCAATGAACTTTCAGTCTCTTTGAAAGGAGGTGGAGAACAACAGGCAAGAGGCTCAGAGGTGCAGGGACAGAAGCAGCAGAACGGGACAAGCATGAGCGAGCATGACAGCAAGCAGGAATGCCTGAGCAAGAGGCAGCGCAGGAGACGGcgtgaggaggaaaaggaggagagaacagTCTGGAGGAGGCACACCTTCCTGTGGAGGTCTGAGGCAGCACCAGTTCTCTCCCTCCGTCACCCAGTAGGGGAGGGGTCTCACCTAAGACCACACAGGAGAATGGTTTAGGGACGCCGGGCCGGGGTCAAGACGGGACGGTTCGTGGAGGCCGGCCGCCTGGGTGTTCCGTGGGCTTCCTCAGCCTCTGCCCTGAGAGCTAACCCTACCTTTGAGCTCTGCTGTCgggtcctcctcctcctgtgccATCATCTCCACAGTCTCGGGTCCTCTGCCGTCGACAACGTCCATCTTGATCAGGCCAAGGTTCGTGAGGAGAAGCATTGGGTCGACACCCTGGCTGCTGCTTTTGATGTTCTCCAGCACCTTCAGACACTTGTAGGACTTGAGCTCACTTATGTTCTCCTCCAGGAAAAGATTGTAGAGACTCAGGTCGTTGTACCCTTCAGACTTGAAACGCAGGACTTCGAAAGTGGGCAGGATTTCGTACACTTTGAGAATGTCCGTCTTCTGTCGGGACGGAACACAGAGCGTGTAGACAACCACGGGAGCCAACAGGATGTACACCATGAGGTTGATAAAGCTGAGCAGCTGGAAGATGCCGACGGCGATGAGCTTGCACTGAAACCGCTCGGGGATGGTGGTGTCATTTCTCAGGATCCCCGACTTGATGTTGCAGACAAACTCAtctgagagggaggagaggctgaAGTAATAGCCCAGGTAGATGCACGCTAACAGTATTATGCTGAGGGTCAGCAACCGGCAGCTGACGTACTTGACGATCAAATTGTTACAGTGTTTCTTCGTCTTCAAGTACTGCTCCACAATTGGGTACTTGAAGTGGCTTTCAGATATCTCCCACAAACtaaaggtggggggcggggagaataAAAACTTCAAcccttatgaagatcaaatgtTAAAGACGTACACACAGAGCAATATCACACCAAAAATCTCAAacacctttcctccctccctactTTACCTGTAACTTCGCTGGGGTATCAGGGAATAAAAtcccgtttaaaaaaaaaaagaaaagaaacaataaaatgctcTCCCCTTAACGTTTTAAAGGTCTGGTTCATTAAATGAGTTATAATTGTAAATCCTtaaagtgcctggcacttagtaaatgCTAAACGTTGACTGTTTGATtctactactttaaaaaaaacccaaaaaacaaaaaacctacaatTTTCTCAAGTGTGCAGAATAAAGAAGACTTTCCAGCCCAACCAGAACATGCGCGCCTCCTACAGGCAAGGGGCAGGAGGCAGCCGGCTCCTAGGGCAAGGGGGGTCAGGCTCCAGACAGACCAGGGTCAGGTCCCAGCTCTCCCACTGGTAGCTATGGGAGAATGTTTTTATCtggggaaaaggggggggggggggcagtaagtAAATGCAGTTAGTTGTAATGACAttctgagggttaaatgagataatgtactaGGAGAGCTCAATGTGGTATCGGGAATATTAGCTATAAATATGATCACCATTGTTGATGACAAGAACCAGAGAAGACTGTGCAACAGGCAATGCACTGCCTACTCATCGCCCATTTTTCTCACCCCGGTTCTCCAAGCTCAGCAGCCCCATAATCCTCTGTGCTTCTCCACTGAGGAGCAGGTCAAAGCAAGCAAGTACGTAGCACCTTAACCTGTTACCCTACCTACATCTGCCTTCCAGACCACGAGACGGCGGCATTGCTCACAA
This genomic stretch from Lynx canadensis isolate LIC74 chromosome D1, mLynCan4.pri.v2, whole genome shotgun sequence harbors:
- the PANX1 gene encoding pannexin-1, with the protein product MAIAHLATEYVFSDFLLKEPSEPKFKGLRLELAVDKMVTCIAVGLPLLLISLAFAQEISIGTQISCFSPSSFSWRQAAFVDSYCWAAVQQKDSLQGDSGHLPLWLHKFFPYILLLVAILLYLPSLFWRFAAAPHLCSDLKFIMEELDKVYNRSIKAAKSVCDQDMRDGPGPVPGVNENTGQSLWEISESHFKYPIVEQYLKTKKHCNNLIVKYVSCRLLTLSIILLACIYLGYYFSLSSLSDEFVCNIKSGILRNDTTIPERFQCKLIAVGIFQLLSFINLMVYILLAPVVVYTLCVPSRQKTDILKVYEILPTFEVLRFKSEGYNDLSLYNLFLEENISELKSYKCLKVLENIKSSSQGVDPMLLLTNLGLIKMDVVDGRGPETVEMMAQEEEDPTAELKDLNAPSETKVSNGGKDARQRLLDSSC